One window of Acidimicrobiales bacterium genomic DNA carries:
- a CDS encoding nucleoside 2-deoxyribosyltransferase: protein MTSAPRSVVGPRVYLAGPEVFLADAVEVGAAKKALCGRHGLVGVFPLDAPVEHLDGLPGHEIGLGVFDVCVALMHTCDLAVANMTPFRGPSMDVGTAVEIGYLHGRGTPVFGYTNVAGGYAERVAPDGHTVEEFGLPDNLMAPGVVHRSTGGLPSQPSVAGASSLDVADLTVFEACLLRVVEFVRTHR, encoded by the coding sequence GTGACGAGCGCTCCCCGATCGGTCGTCGGGCCCCGCGTGTACCTGGCAGGGCCCGAGGTCTTCCTCGCGGACGCCGTGGAGGTGGGCGCCGCGAAGAAGGCGCTGTGCGGACGACACGGACTGGTCGGGGTGTTCCCCCTCGACGCCCCTGTCGAGCACCTCGACGGTCTCCCCGGCCACGAGATCGGCCTCGGCGTGTTCGACGTCTGCGTCGCGCTGATGCACACCTGCGACCTGGCCGTCGCCAACATGACCCCGTTCCGGGGGCCGAGCATGGACGTCGGCACGGCCGTCGAGATCGGCTACCTGCACGGGCGGGGGACGCCGGTGTTCGGCTACACCAACGTCGCCGGCGGTTACGCCGAGCGGGTGGCGCCCGACGGTCACACCGTCGAGGAGTTCGGCCTCCCCGACAACCTCATGGCCCCAGGGGTCGTCCACCGCTCGACGGGCGGGCTGCCCTCGCAGCCATCGGTCGCGGGCGCGTCCTCGCTCGACGTCGCCGACCTCACGGTCTTCGAGGCGTGTCTCCTGCGGGTCGTCGAGTTCGTCCGAACGCACCGCTGA
- a CDS encoding serine hydrolase has translation MHALVRRSVGVIVVATLAAGVAACTDDGDSASPSATTQGTTVAPATGSPNSISDVVIPPERIPDAVDQLDTIVTDALAATGIPGAAVAVIHEGEVIYAEGFGVREVGTDQPVDPDTRFQLASLSKPIGATVVAAEVGQGTVAWEDPVSAYTPDFVLSDPYVTETVTIADLYSHRSGIPAYSGDLLEDMGYDRAAVLEKMRLLPLEPFRITYGYTNFGITAGAEAVAAAAGVPWEQLSAAELYEPLGMDATTSVYEDFLAADNRATLHKEVDGTWTASERDPTAQDPAGGVTSTVNDLAKWMDLQLSAGEVDGRQLVDANALLQMQVPAISTQEPADAATRAGFYGHGMNVSYDGAGRVRLSHSGAFFLGAGTNFVLYPSEDLGIVVLTNGQPIGVAEGITATFMDLVTLGQVSRDWFEAYGQLLGGLLENPSELAGQQPPANAAPPRAAAAYVGTYANEYFGPAEVAEVNGALVLRLGPDALEFPLEAWDGDVFAFTPPGENSLGITKITFTVDSEGTATGFESEYYDPTGFGTWTR, from the coding sequence GTGCACGCTCTCGTACGTCGTTCGGTCGGTGTGATCGTCGTGGCCACGTTGGCGGCGGGCGTCGCGGCGTGCACCGACGACGGGGACTCGGCTTCCCCCTCGGCGACGACCCAGGGCACGACGGTCGCGCCCGCCACCGGCTCGCCGAACTCGATCTCCGACGTCGTCATCCCCCCCGAGCGCATCCCCGACGCCGTCGACCAGCTCGACACCATCGTGACCGACGCCCTCGCCGCCACCGGCATCCCGGGCGCGGCCGTCGCCGTGATCCACGAGGGCGAGGTGATCTACGCCGAGGGATTCGGGGTGCGCGAGGTGGGCACCGACCAACCCGTCGATCCCGACACCCGGTTCCAGTTGGCGTCGCTCTCCAAGCCGATCGGGGCGACGGTCGTGGCCGCCGAGGTGGGCCAGGGGACGGTCGCGTGGGAGGACCCGGTGTCGGCGTACACGCCCGACTTCGTGCTGTCCGACCCGTACGTGACCGAGACCGTCACGATCGCCGACCTCTACTCGCACCGCAGCGGTATCCCGGCCTACTCGGGCGACCTGCTCGAGGACATGGGCTACGACCGGGCGGCCGTGCTCGAGAAGATGCGCCTGCTGCCGCTCGAGCCGTTCCGGATCACCTACGGCTACACGAACTTCGGCATCACCGCCGGGGCCGAGGCGGTGGCCGCCGCCGCCGGCGTCCCCTGGGAGCAGCTCTCGGCGGCGGAGCTCTACGAGCCGCTGGGCATGGACGCCACCACGTCGGTCTACGAGGACTTCCTGGCTGCGGACAACCGGGCCACGCTCCACAAGGAGGTCGACGGGACCTGGACCGCGTCGGAGCGCGACCCCACCGCACAGGACCCGGCGGGCGGTGTCACCTCGACGGTGAACGACCTGGCGAAATGGATGGATCTGCAGCTCTCCGCGGGCGAGGTCGACGGCCGCCAGCTCGTCGACGCCAACGCGCTGTTGCAGATGCAAGTCCCGGCCATCAGCACCCAGGAGCCCGCGGACGCGGCCACCCGCGCCGGCTTCTACGGCCACGGCATGAACGTCTCCTACGACGGCGCCGGCCGCGTGCGGCTCAGCCATTCCGGGGCGTTCTTCCTCGGCGCCGGCACCAACTTCGTCCTGTACCCGTCGGAGGACCTCGGCATCGTGGTGCTCACCAACGGCCAGCCGATCGGCGTCGCGGAGGGCATCACGGCCACCTTCATGGACCTGGTCACCCTCGGGCAGGTCAGCCGCGACTGGTTCGAGGCCTACGGACAGCTCCTCGGCGGGCTCTTGGAGAACCCCTCCGAGCTGGCCGGCCAGCAGCCGCCCGCGAACGCCGCGCCGCCCCGGGCGGCGGCGGCCTACGTGGGGACCTACGCCAACGAGTACTTCGGACCCGCCGAGGTGGCGGAGGTGAACGGTGCCCTGGTGCTCCGCCTCGGCCCCGACGCCCTGGAGTTCCCGCTCGAGGCGTGGGACGGCGACGTGTTCGCCTTCACCCCGCCAGGCGAGAACAGCCTGGGGATCACCAAGATCACGTTCACGGTCGACAGCGAGGGCACGGCGACGGGCTTCGAGTCCGAGTACTACGACCCGACCGGATTCGGCACCTGGACCCGCTGA
- a CDS encoding DUF2254 domain-containing protein, with translation MPGPDQPSTTDSRLRHRLRRAAESMLLLPVVFALGALLLAVGLLLVEPESGPVADLFPGDAESARAILSTIAGSTITLAGLVFSITMLVLQLSSSQYSPTVLRTFLTDVNSHLTLATFVATFTYSIVVLRAIGPGGEQRPTLSVTVAQLLMLVTIGVLVQYVNHITRKIRVNSIMHAAASDADEVIGRLPTGGEPVEGSGLPWTGGRVIRARGWGYVSFVDREGLLQLATDHDARIRLLVPTGEFVTEGEDLFRAWDLDEEADTDLLDHVVLAEERTSEQDPSFVVRQLVDIALRALSPSLNDPTTASQALFHLRQVLHTLREHGLPRPLHRDADGAERLVLAVRPWSDYTKLATEEIGLVVADQPQVRAALRHLEASVGEREGSAPVTTPSPPVDVSPAPRTNSRSRTDGNEPFGAHVGRPARW, from the coding sequence GTGCCCGGACCGGACCAGCCCTCGACCACCGATTCCCGACTCCGTCACCGACTCCGTCGCGCCGCCGAGAGCATGCTGCTGCTCCCCGTCGTGTTCGCGCTCGGAGCGTTGTTGCTGGCCGTCGGCCTGCTCCTCGTCGAGCCGGAGAGCGGACCGGTCGCCGACCTCTTCCCGGGCGACGCAGAGAGCGCACGGGCCATCCTCTCCACGATCGCCGGCTCCACCATCACCCTCGCCGGGCTCGTCTTCAGCATCACCATGCTCGTGCTCCAGCTCTCCTCGAGCCAGTACTCGCCGACCGTGCTGCGCACGTTCCTCACCGACGTCAACAGCCACCTGACGCTGGCCACGTTCGTGGCCACGTTCACCTACTCCATCGTCGTGCTGCGGGCGATCGGCCCGGGCGGTGAGCAGCGCCCGACGCTCTCGGTGACCGTCGCGCAGCTGCTGATGCTGGTCACCATCGGCGTGCTGGTGCAGTACGTCAACCACATCACCAGGAAGATCAGGGTGAACTCGATCATGCACGCCGCGGCTTCGGACGCCGACGAGGTGATCGGCCGGCTCCCCACCGGCGGGGAACCCGTCGAAGGATCGGGACTGCCGTGGACCGGCGGCCGGGTGATCCGGGCCCGCGGGTGGGGCTACGTGTCCTTCGTCGACCGGGAGGGGCTCCTGCAGCTCGCGACCGACCACGACGCCCGGATCCGGCTCCTGGTGCCGACCGGGGAGTTCGTGACCGAGGGCGAGGACCTCTTCCGGGCCTGGGACCTGGACGAGGAGGCCGACACCGACCTGCTGGACCACGTGGTGCTCGCCGAGGAACGCACCTCCGAACAGGACCCCTCGTTCGTGGTCCGCCAGCTGGTCGACATCGCGCTCCGCGCCCTCTCGCCGTCGCTGAACGACCCGACGACCGCGTCCCAGGCCCTGTTCCACCTCCGCCAGGTCCTGCACACGTTGCGCGAGCACGGCCTCCCCCGACCGCTGCACCGCGACGCCGACGGAGCCGAACGACTGGTGCTGGCCGTGCGTCCGTGGTCGGACTACACGAAGCTCGCCACCGAGGAGATCGGGTTGGTGGTCGCCGACCAACCCCAGGTCAGGGCGGCGCTGCGCCACCTCGAAGCATCGGTCGGCGAGCGTGAGGGGTCGGCGCCCGTCACCACCCCGTCCCCGCCCGTGGACGTGTCGCCCGCGCCGCGGACGAACAGCCGGAGCCGGACCGACGGGAACGAGCCGTTCGGCGCTCACGTCGGACGCCCCGCCCGGTGGTAG
- a CDS encoding DNA starvation/stationary phase protection protein has translation MATSTKSRKTAKSKGGNGNGKARSFLGAREVPNLPAEDAQQVISLLQERLYSLIDLQLTLKHVHWNVVGPNFIAVHEMLDPQVVSVRAMTDAVAERIATCGGQPVGTPGSTVEGRSWEEYALGRARTEKHLEALDSVYAGVIADHRRAVDELGDIDPVSEDLMIAQLAELELFAWFVRSHLGS, from the coding sequence ATGGCCACATCGACGAAGTCCCGCAAGACCGCGAAGAGCAAGGGCGGTAACGGCAACGGGAAGGCCCGGAGCTTCCTCGGCGCCCGCGAAGTGCCGAACCTCCCGGCCGAGGACGCCCAGCAGGTGATCTCGCTGCTCCAGGAGCGCCTCTACTCCCTGATCGACCTGCAGCTCACCCTCAAGCACGTCCACTGGAACGTGGTCGGGCCGAACTTCATCGCCGTGCACGAGATGCTCGACCCGCAGGTGGTGTCGGTGCGGGCGATGACCGATGCGGTGGCCGAGCGGATCGCCACGTGCGGCGGGCAGCCCGTCGGCACGCCGGGGTCGACCGTCGAGGGACGCTCCTGGGAGGAGTACGCCCTGGGTCGGGCGCGCACCGAGAAGCACCTCGAGGCCCTCGACTCCGTCTACGCCGGGGTGATCGCGGACCATCGCCGGGCGGTGGACGAGCTCGGCGACATCGACCCGGTCAGCGAGGACCTGATGATCGCCCAGCTCGCCGAGCTCGAGCTGTTCGCCTGGTTCGTCCGCTCCCACCTCGGCAGCTGA
- a CDS encoding sigma-70 family RNA polymerase sigma factor, with product MNEGGSSARDGAGLDRRFRELRASPSTERRNELVLEHLEVANALARRFADRGEPIDDLEQVARVALVGAVERFDPDQGVPFVGFAVPTITGALKRHFRDRTWGVGVPRRVKDLVPTVRRTVEELGATRDRVTAGDVAEALGLDLDVVLEVMEAAGSYRPDSLDVGPVDVDGPTATGETDELTRVVDREALRALLETLPERDRRVVVLACYAEWTQDRIARELGVSQMTVSRIVRRSLDTLHASLTADDRLPPDAAG from the coding sequence GTGAACGAGGGCGGGTCCAGTGCGCGCGACGGCGCCGGGCTCGACCGACGCTTCCGGGAGCTGCGCGCCTCGCCGTCGACGGAGCGACGCAACGAGCTGGTGCTCGAGCACCTCGAGGTGGCCAACGCCCTCGCCCGCCGCTTCGCCGACCGGGGCGAGCCCATCGACGACCTCGAGCAGGTGGCGCGGGTGGCACTGGTCGGAGCGGTCGAGCGGTTCGACCCCGATCAGGGCGTGCCGTTCGTCGGCTTCGCGGTCCCGACGATCACCGGTGCGCTGAAGCGCCACTTCCGGGACCGCACCTGGGGGGTCGGCGTCCCGCGAAGGGTGAAGGATCTCGTCCCGACGGTGCGTCGGACCGTCGAGGAGCTCGGCGCCACCCGGGACCGGGTGACGGCCGGGGATGTGGCCGAGGCCCTGGGGCTCGATCTCGACGTGGTCCTGGAGGTGATGGAGGCGGCGGGCAGCTACCGACCCGACAGCCTGGACGTCGGGCCGGTCGACGTGGACGGCCCCACGGCGACGGGCGAGACCGACGAGCTGACCCGGGTCGTGGACCGCGAGGCGCTGCGGGCGCTCCTCGAGACGCTGCCCGAACGGGATCGCCGCGTGGTGGTGCTCGCCTGCTACGCCGAATGGACCCAGGACCGCATCGCCCGGGAGCTCGGGGTCAGCCAGATGACGGTGTCCCGCATCGTCCGACGCTCCCTCGACACACTCCACGCCTCGCTGACCGCCGACGACCGTCTGCCCCCCGACGCCGCCGGGTAG
- a CDS encoding ATP-binding protein, whose protein sequence is MPASTDHLRLVRLMVAALANEHGADLDDLDDLRLAVGELCAHAIADAGDDDRLAVRALVDDGRVRIEVATHDGTATTGDENPFPGVAVPTGVAPIGLDELVGALLTTVTDAFGVATDGPPRGWFERRLRGVADPR, encoded by the coding sequence GTGCCGGCGAGCACGGACCACCTCCGCCTCGTCCGGCTCATGGTGGCCGCACTGGCCAACGAGCACGGCGCCGACCTCGATGACCTCGACGACCTGCGTCTCGCCGTCGGCGAGCTGTGCGCCCACGCCATCGCCGACGCCGGCGACGACGACCGGCTCGCCGTCCGTGCGCTCGTCGACGACGGGCGGGTGCGCATCGAGGTGGCCACCCACGACGGCACGGCGACGACCGGCGACGAGAACCCCTTCCCCGGCGTGGCGGTGCCGACGGGCGTGGCCCCCATCGGCCTCGACGAGCTCGTCGGCGCGCTGTTGACCACCGTCACCGACGCCTTCGGCGTCGCCACCGACGGGCCCCCGCGAGGGTGGTTCGAACGGCGTCTCCGAGGGGTGGCCGACCCGCGGTGA
- a CDS encoding STAS domain-containing protein produces MTDELVTRGEDGILRLDGDLDAHSAPELDRAVESALADRPADTDRLVLDVGAVHFVDSSGLRSLVAARQGGERTVVLRSPNRGFRRILEITGLDSEFVVEE; encoded by the coding sequence ATGACCGATGAGCTCGTGACCCGCGGCGAGGACGGCATCCTCCGGCTCGACGGCGACCTCGACGCGCACTCCGCGCCGGAGCTCGACCGAGCCGTCGAGTCGGCCCTCGCCGACCGTCCTGCCGACACCGACCGACTGGTCCTCGACGTCGGAGCGGTCCACTTCGTGGACTCGAGCGGGCTCCGGTCCCTCGTCGCGGCCCGTCAGGGAGGCGAGCGGACCGTGGTGTTGCGATCCCCGAACCGCGGGTTCCGGCGCATCCTCGAGATCACCGGACTCGACAGCGAGTTCGTGGTGGAGGAGTGA
- a CDS encoding ATP-binding protein, whose amino-acid sequence MTDRPPHEVNFEVGVDTLAPRQARRRLVEELSDVPEVDLDTVEVLVSELVTNVVRHVGSRARVRLIIDTDCVRVEVADTSREVPAVRPLRRDVATGRGLRIVEELSDRWGVETMPVFPSERAGLTENPDPYEKAVWFELDRG is encoded by the coding sequence GTGACCGATCGACCACCTCACGAAGTCAACTTCGAGGTGGGGGTCGACACGCTGGCGCCCCGACAGGCCCGCCGGCGCCTCGTCGAGGAGCTCTCCGACGTCCCGGAGGTCGACCTCGACACGGTCGAGGTCCTCGTGAGCGAGTTGGTGACCAACGTCGTGCGCCACGTCGGGTCGCGGGCCCGCGTGCGGTTGATCATCGACACCGACTGCGTTCGGGTGGAGGTGGCCGACACGTCCCGCGAGGTGCCGGCGGTCCGGCCGCTTCGTCGCGACGTCGCCACGGGCCGAGGGCTGCGCATCGTGGAGGAGTTGTCGGACCGCTGGGGGGTGGAGACCATGCCCGTCTTCCCGTCGGAGAGAGCCGGGCTCACCGAGAACCCCGACCCCTACGAGAAGGCCGTGTGGTTCGAGCTGGACCGGGGCTGA
- a CDS encoding sigma-70 family RNA polymerase sigma factor, whose protein sequence is MDQPTHPTSAERPTRRRRDPGPDDTIEMFRRYRESGDRTLRNTLVEMHLGLADYYVNRYSRSAASSAEDLRQTALLAILKAAERFDPDVGVSFRTFASRTIEGELKRYLRDRSWAVRPPRRAQEMHLSLRRVGEELTHALGRPPTVPELSAALEITEDEVLEALEAGQARSATGLEAPLGGDETAATLAQTLGSTDPAYAIIDDRDIVHDALASLDDRAARVVRLRYLEDMSQPEIAERIGVSQSYVSRILRTSLESLRTELSPR, encoded by the coding sequence ATGGACCAGCCCACTCACCCCACCTCGGCCGAACGCCCGACCCGTCGACGCCGGGACCCGGGCCCCGACGACACGATCGAGATGTTCCGGCGCTACCGGGAGTCAGGCGACCGGACGTTGCGCAACACCCTGGTCGAGATGCACCTGGGGCTCGCCGACTACTACGTGAACCGGTACTCGCGTTCGGCGGCGAGTAGCGCCGAGGACCTGCGACAGACCGCCCTCCTCGCCATCCTGAAGGCCGCGGAGCGCTTCGATCCCGACGTCGGGGTCTCGTTCCGCACGTTCGCCTCGCGCACGATCGAAGGGGAGCTGAAGCGCTATCTACGGGACAGGTCGTGGGCCGTCCGGCCTCCGCGGCGCGCCCAGGAGATGCACCTCAGCCTGCGCCGAGTCGGCGAGGAGTTGACCCACGCGCTCGGCCGGCCGCCGACGGTGCCCGAGCTGTCGGCGGCGTTGGAGATCACCGAGGACGAGGTGCTCGAAGCGCTCGAGGCCGGCCAGGCCCGGAGCGCCACCGGGCTCGAAGCCCCGCTCGGCGGGGACGAGACCGCCGCCACGTTGGCCCAGACGCTCGGTTCGACCGATCCGGCCTATGCGATCATCGACGATCGTGACATCGTTCACGACGCCCTCGCCTCCCTCGACGATCGAGCCGCCAGGGTGGTCAGGCTGCGGTACCTCGAGGACATGAGCCAACCCGAGATCGCCGAGCGGATCGGGGTCTCGCAGTCCTACGTCTCGCGGATCCTGCGCACCAGCCTGGAGTCGCTCCGCACCGAGCTGTCGCCGAGGTGA
- a CDS encoding anti-sigma factor antagonist (This anti-anti-sigma factor, or anti-sigma factor antagonist, belongs to a family that includes characterized members SpoIIAA, RsbV, RsfA, and RsfB.), whose amino-acid sequence MDTSDRLTLEVRSAPEPQVTASGEVDAYTADALEQALTEARSGEGSPVLRLDLHDISFMDSTGLRVLVATNNELERTGGRLVLVNPSRGVLRLLDLTGLDGSLAVEHPPTGA is encoded by the coding sequence ATGGACACGTCCGACCGCCTGACCCTGGAGGTGCGATCGGCACCGGAGCCGCAGGTGACTGCGTCCGGTGAGGTCGACGCCTACACCGCCGACGCCCTCGAGCAGGCGCTCACCGAGGCCCGATCCGGTGAAGGCTCGCCCGTGCTGCGCCTCGACCTCCACGACATCTCGTTCATGGACTCCACCGGGCTGCGCGTCCTCGTCGCCACCAACAACGAACTCGAGCGCACCGGTGGTCGACTCGTGCTGGTGAACCCCTCGAGGGGCGTGCTGCGCCTCCTCGACCTCACCGGTCTCGACGGCAGCCTCGCCGTCGAGCACCCTCCGACCGGCGCGTGA